From Epinephelus lanceolatus isolate andai-2023 chromosome 5, ASM4190304v1, whole genome shotgun sequence, the proteins below share one genomic window:
- the LOC117262855 gene encoding cholesterol side-chain cleavage enzyme, mitochondrial, translating to MARWSVCRSLVTAPLSWMGELTTTGVRCSSSMPVVRQVYSESSSIVRPFSEIPGLWKNGVANLYNFWKLDGFKNLHRIMLQNFNTFGPIYREKVGYYESVNIINPEDAAILFKAEGNYPKRLRVEAWTSYRDYRNRKYGVLLKDGEDWRSNRVILNKEVIAPKVQENFVPLLDEVGQDFVARVHKKIKRSGQNKWTADLSQELFKYALESVSSVLYGERLGLMLDYIDPEAQHFIDCITLMFKTTSPMLYIPPALLRQLGAKVWRDHVEAWDGIFNQADRCIQNIYRQLRKEAGTSEKYPGVLASLLMLDKLSVEDIKASITELMAGGVDTTSITLLWTLYELARHPSLQEELRAEVAAARAESQGDMKEMLKRIPLVKGALKETLRLHPVAVSLQRYISEDIIIQNYHIPAGTLVQLGLYAMGRDPKVFFRPEQYQPSRWLRTESHYFRSLGFGFGPRQCLGRRIAETEMQLFLIHMLENFRVEKQRHVEVQSTFELILLPDRPIILTLKPLQTSQ from the exons ATGGCCAGGTGGAGTGTGTGCCGCAGCCTTGTGACGGCGCCCCTGTCCTGGATGGGAGAGCTGACCACAACAGGTGTGCGCTGCAGCAGCAGTATGCCGGTGGTCAGACAGGTGTACTcggagagcagcagcattgtCAGGCCTTTCAGTGAGATTCCTGGACTGTGGAAGAACGGGGTGGCAAATTTGTACAATTTCTGGAAACTGGATGGCTTCAAAAACCTTCACCGCATAATGCTGCAGAATTTCAACACTTTTGGACCCATTTACAG AGAAAAAGTAGGTTATTATGAAAGCGTAAATATCATCAATCCTGAAGACGCTGCAATCCTGTTCAAAGCCGAGGGCAATTATCCTAAAAGGCTGAGAGTTGAAGCCTGGACGTCATACAGAGACTACAGGAACCGCAAATATGGAGTGTTACTTAA GGATGGAGAAGACTGGAGATCAAACCGTGTGATTCTCAACAAGGAGGTGATTGCCCCGAAGGTGCAGGAAAACTTTGTGCCTTTGCTGGATGAAGTGGGCCAGGATTTTGTTGCCAGGGTGCACAAAAAGATAAAGCGAAGtggccaaaacaaatggaccgcTGACCTCTCTCAAGAACTCTTTAAATATGCACTAGAGT CGGTGAGCTCAGTGCTATACGGGGAGCGTCTTGGTTTGATGCTGGACTACATCGACCCTGAAGCTCAGCATTTCATCGACTGCATCACCCTCATGTTCAAGACTACCTCACCCATGCTGTACATACCTCCTGCTCTGTTGAGGCAGCTTGGAGCCAAGGTGTGGCGTGACCACGTGGAGGCTTGGGATGGGATCTTCAACCAAG CGGACCGCTGCATCCAAAACATCTACAGACAGTTACGTAAGGAAGCTGGCACTTCAGAGAAATACCCAGGTGTCCTGGCGAGCCTGCTCATGCTGGACAAGCTGTCCGTTGAAGACATCAAGGCCAGCATTACCGAGCTGATGGCTGGAGGAGTAGATACA acTTCCATAACACTGCTGTGGACGTTGTATGAACTAGCAAGGCACCCCagcctccaggaggagctgagagCGGAGGTGGCTGCAGCTCGGGCTGAGAGCCAGGGAGACATGAAGGAGATGCTGAAGCGGATTCCACTGGTCAAAGGAGCTTTGAAGGAAACTCTGAG GTTACACCCAGTCGCAGTGAGCTTGCAAAGATACATATCAGAAGATATCATTATTCAAAACTACCACATCCCAGCAGGG ACCCTGGTCCAGTTAGGACTGTATGCAATGGGCAGAGACCCCAAAGTGTTCTTTCGTCCGGAGCAGTATCAGCCCTCTCGCTGGTTGAGGACGGAGTCACACTACTTCCGGAGCCtgggcttcggcttcggccccCGACAGTGTTTAGGACGCAGAAtagcagagacagagatgcaacTCTTCCTCATCCAT ATGCTTGAGAACTTCCGAGTGGAGAAACAGCGCCATGTGGAAGTGCAGAGTACCTTTGAGCTCATTCTCTTACCAGACAGGCCTATAATATTGACTCTGAAGCCTCTGCAGACGAGTCAATGA
- the ccdc33 gene encoding coiled-coil domain containing 33 isoform X2, with amino-acid sequence MKASNKTKSLSNPAAIKLQRGGYDLPSHDALAQILPNGRYPLKGAKTEPHRAAQQEQEKPEAAQANKPNINHTYQVHHAHQRRSLHNLEDDPHMAEITDLQTKEVENYRLAMSKMAEDIIALRTQVVTLETENSQLRTDLSLQQDLGRDLLDDTDIDVMTKAEIADRIASLKFKLASETSKAASQRDRIQQLQNELIRKNDSEKELLKLQRVHQQQQQDLQRHHSHMTKMATLEATVKQQEKVIEKMEKALDSKLREKNKQGGDKRLVVKKQKGETDHRREEIESALAAENARLRGELDRIRQQPAPVIIQQAAQTKDALPLQERLSLLNKLEMAKAKVQTLEAQLEENSKSWGRQKQEMLTKLSEHRHGFVRTSTTILHNVPLRSASQLLHQPSRQRKQKPLK; translated from the exons ATGAAGGCCTCCAATAAGACAAAATCACTTAGCAACCCTGCAGCTATAAAG CTTCAGAGGGGTGGATATGACCTCCCGTCCCATGATGCCCTGGCACAGATCCTACCAAATGGCCGCTACCCTCTCAAGGGAGCGAAGACGGAGCCCCACAGAGCAGCCCAACAAGAACAGGAGAAGCCAGAGGCTGCACAGGCCAACAAACCCAACATTAACCACACCTATCAAGTACATCATGCCCATCAACG ACGCTCTCTGCATAATCTGGAGGATGATCCCCACATGGCAGAGATCACCGACCTCCAAACTAAG GAGGTGGAAAACTATCGTTTAGCCATGAGTAAGATGGCAGAGGACATCATAGCGCTGAGGACACAGGTGGTGACGctggagacagaaaacagtCAGCTCCGCACTGATCTGTCTCTGCAGCAGGACCTTGGCCGAGACCTGCTGGATGATACTGACATTGACGTCATGACCAAGGCTGAGATTGCTGACCGTATAG cctcTCTGAAATTCAAGCTGGCCAGTGAGACCAGTAAGGCTGCCTCTCAAAGGGACAGGATCCAACAGCTgcagaatgaactgattagg aagaaTGACAGTGAGAAGGAGCTACTTAAACTTCAGAGAGTCcaccagcagcaacagcaggatCTGCAGCgtcaccacagtcacatgacaaaGATGGCAACTTTGGAGGCCACAGTGAAACAGCAGGAAAAG GTCATTGAGAAGATGGAGAAAGCGTTAGACAGCAAACTCAGAGAGAAGAATAAGCAGGGTGGTGACAAGAGGCTGgtggtgaaaaaacaaaaag GTGAGACTGACCACAGAAGGGAAGAGATAGAGTCGGCCCTGGCAGCAGAAAACGCTCGTCtcagaggagagctggacaggatTCGGCAGCAGCCTGCTCCAGTCATCATACAGCAGGCAGCACAG ACAAAAGACGCACTGCCACTCCAGGAGAGACTGAGTTTACTAAATAAACTGGAGATGGCCAAGGCAAAAGTCCAAACCCTGGAGGCTCAG CTGGAGGAGAACTCTAAATCATGGGGGAGACAGAAACAAGAAATGTTGACCAAACTAAGTGAGCACAGGCACGGCTTCGTCCGGACGTCCACTACAATCCTTCATAACGTTCCTCTG AGGTCTGCGTCACAGTTATTGCATCAGCCGAGCAGACAGAGGAAGCAGAAGCCTTTAAAATGA
- the ccdc33 gene encoding coiled-coil domain containing 33 isoform X1 — MGRAWLTSQRHGEELESGEPLQRGGYDLPSHDALAQILPNGRYPLKGAKTEPHRAAQQEQEKPEAAQANKPNINHTYQVHHAHQRRSLHNLEDDPHMAEITDLQTKEVENYRLAMSKMAEDIIALRTQVVTLETENSQLRTDLSLQQDLGRDLLDDTDIDVMTKAEIADRIASLKFKLASETSKAASQRDRIQQLQNELIRKNDSEKELLKLQRVHQQQQQDLQRHHSHMTKMATLEATVKQQEKVIEKMEKALDSKLREKNKQGGDKRLVVKKQKGETDHRREEIESALAAENARLRGELDRIRQQPAPVIIQQAAQTKDALPLQERLSLLNKLEMAKAKVQTLEAQLEENSKSWGRQKQEMLTKLSEHRHGFVRTSTTILHNVPLRSASQLLHQPSRQRKQKPLK; from the exons CTTCAGAGGGGTGGATATGACCTCCCGTCCCATGATGCCCTGGCACAGATCCTACCAAATGGCCGCTACCCTCTCAAGGGAGCGAAGACGGAGCCCCACAGAGCAGCCCAACAAGAACAGGAGAAGCCAGAGGCTGCACAGGCCAACAAACCCAACATTAACCACACCTATCAAGTACATCATGCCCATCAACG ACGCTCTCTGCATAATCTGGAGGATGATCCCCACATGGCAGAGATCACCGACCTCCAAACTAAG GAGGTGGAAAACTATCGTTTAGCCATGAGTAAGATGGCAGAGGACATCATAGCGCTGAGGACACAGGTGGTGACGctggagacagaaaacagtCAGCTCCGCACTGATCTGTCTCTGCAGCAGGACCTTGGCCGAGACCTGCTGGATGATACTGACATTGACGTCATGACCAAGGCTGAGATTGCTGACCGTATAG cctcTCTGAAATTCAAGCTGGCCAGTGAGACCAGTAAGGCTGCCTCTCAAAGGGACAGGATCCAACAGCTgcagaatgaactgattagg aagaaTGACAGTGAGAAGGAGCTACTTAAACTTCAGAGAGTCcaccagcagcaacagcaggatCTGCAGCgtcaccacagtcacatgacaaaGATGGCAACTTTGGAGGCCACAGTGAAACAGCAGGAAAAG GTCATTGAGAAGATGGAGAAAGCGTTAGACAGCAAACTCAGAGAGAAGAATAAGCAGGGTGGTGACAAGAGGCTGgtggtgaaaaaacaaaaag GTGAGACTGACCACAGAAGGGAAGAGATAGAGTCGGCCCTGGCAGCAGAAAACGCTCGTCtcagaggagagctggacaggatTCGGCAGCAGCCTGCTCCAGTCATCATACAGCAGGCAGCACAG ACAAAAGACGCACTGCCACTCCAGGAGAGACTGAGTTTACTAAATAAACTGGAGATGGCCAAGGCAAAAGTCCAAACCCTGGAGGCTCAG CTGGAGGAGAACTCTAAATCATGGGGGAGACAGAAACAAGAAATGTTGACCAAACTAAGTGAGCACAGGCACGGCTTCGTCCGGACGTCCACTACAATCCTTCATAACGTTCCTCTG AGGTCTGCGTCACAGTTATTGCATCAGCCGAGCAGACAGAGGAAGCAGAAGCCTTTAAAATGA